A part of Flavobacteriaceae bacterium GSB9 genomic DNA contains:
- a CDS encoding transglutaminase family protein, whose product MALKIVISHKTLYKYDRLVSLSPHIFRLRPAPHSRTPIEAYSIKIKPENHFFNWQQDPFGNYLARLTFPEKTKELSVDVEIIADLKTINPFDFFVEKYAEDYPFNYLETTKKELLPYLEVTDNGPLLQEFLKTIDRSPRKTIYFLIDINRKINEFLNYNIRMDPGVQTCEQTLGQKNGSCRDYAWLFVQVMRHLGFGARFVSGYLVQLKSDEKSLDGPSGPEEDFTDLHAWAEVYIPGAGWIGFDATSGLLAGEGHIPLACTPSFESAAPVTGMTDICETEFFFENSVKRIFESPRVTKPYSEKQWKAIYNLGFKVEDELQKNDVRLTMGGEPTFVSIDDMESPEWNTDADGEHKRKLAKDLSARLYDEFGKGGVLHQAQGKWYPGEPLPRWSIEICWRKDGKPVWNNKKLLSLFSNHEKLPENTDKTFLKTLTTYLGLSDKNIKPAYEDSFYFLWKEGKMPVDIDPTKENGNLLVKDKLKEILKDGTSKPVGYVLPLNNSEGTWYTCDWEFRRQHVFLIPGNSPIGLRLPLDSLIQKPKQKEFPKFEPDQFSEQDALPLYSDKVEKRRKKTQRNSEKKVEHEYFVRTALCAELRDNQLYLFLPPLDAAEFYLDLIAAIEATSKKLNIPVVFEGYDPPHDNRLESLKITPDPGVIEINVQPAKNWKELTSNTLKLYEHAKHSRLGTEKFMLDGKHTGTGGGNHVTLGGVTPADSPLLRKPSLLRSLLTFWQHHPGLSYLFSGAFIGATSQAPRIDEARMENLYELEIAFNKIPKDGDVPFWLTDRLFRHLLTDLTGNTHRAEFCIDKLYSPDSSSGRLGILELRAFDMPPHPQMSLMQNLLVRTLVSWFWKEPYEHDLVRWGTELHDKYLIEHFVRQDIKSVVEQINHAGYEFKEDWFNPFFEFRFPLYGMTTINDIHFELRAAIEPWNVLGEEMSGSGTARYVDSSLERVQIKVSNFTAKRYVVTCNGVKVPLTSTGIKGEYVAAIRYKAWNPYSALHPTIGIDAPLVFDIVDTWNKHSMGGCTYFVGHPGGRAYETYPVNSLEAESRRINRFWDFGHTQGDIVEDKGGMINEKEYSQIKKQYCSKKFDYKELPLNAEFPVTLDLRKK is encoded by the coding sequence ATGGCTTTAAAAATTGTTATCTCACACAAAACCTTATATAAATACGACCGTTTAGTTTCCCTATCGCCACATATCTTTCGGCTTCGACCGGCACCACACAGCCGAACTCCCATTGAGGCTTATTCCATAAAAATCAAACCTGAAAATCATTTTTTCAATTGGCAACAAGACCCTTTTGGAAATTACTTGGCTCGGTTGACTTTTCCAGAAAAAACCAAAGAACTTTCAGTAGATGTTGAAATTATAGCCGATTTAAAAACCATTAACCCGTTTGATTTTTTCGTTGAAAAATATGCTGAAGATTATCCCTTTAATTATCTTGAAACAACAAAAAAGGAGCTTCTACCCTATTTGGAAGTTACCGATAACGGACCCCTTCTTCAGGAATTCCTGAAAACTATTGACCGTTCTCCGCGCAAGACCATTTATTTTTTAATCGATATTAACAGAAAAATAAATGAATTTTTAAATTACAACATCCGCATGGATCCGGGCGTACAAACATGCGAACAAACGCTCGGCCAAAAAAACGGATCGTGCAGAGATTATGCTTGGCTTTTTGTTCAGGTTATGCGTCATTTGGGTTTTGGCGCCCGTTTTGTTTCCGGCTATTTAGTGCAATTAAAATCAGACGAAAAATCGTTGGATGGTCCTTCTGGTCCCGAAGAAGATTTTACCGATTTACATGCTTGGGCCGAAGTTTATATTCCTGGTGCCGGTTGGATTGGTTTTGATGCCACTTCTGGCCTTTTAGCTGGTGAAGGCCATATTCCATTGGCTTGCACGCCTTCCTTTGAAAGCGCTGCGCCCGTTACGGGAATGACCGATATTTGCGAAACCGAATTCTTTTTTGAAAACTCGGTTAAACGCATTTTTGAATCACCTCGCGTAACAAAACCTTACTCCGAAAAACAATGGAAAGCCATTTACAATCTCGGATTCAAGGTTGAAGACGAATTGCAGAAAAACGACGTGCGACTAACTATGGGAGGTGAACCCACCTTCGTTTCGATTGATGATATGGAATCGCCTGAATGGAATACCGATGCCGACGGCGAACACAAACGGAAACTGGCTAAAGACCTCTCAGCAAGATTATATGATGAGTTTGGAAAAGGCGGCGTTTTGCATCAAGCACAGGGCAAATGGTATCCGGGAGAGCCACTTCCACGTTGGTCTATAGAAATTTGTTGGCGAAAAGACGGTAAACCTGTCTGGAACAACAAGAAACTTCTTTCATTGTTTTCAAACCATGAGAAGCTTCCGGAAAATACCGATAAAACCTTCTTGAAAACACTTACAACCTATTTGGGTTTAAGCGACAAAAATATAAAACCCGCTTACGAAGACAGTTTTTACTTCCTTTGGAAAGAAGGAAAAATGCCAGTAGATATCGATCCCACTAAAGAAAATGGCAATCTATTAGTAAAAGACAAACTAAAAGAAATATTAAAAGACGGCACCTCAAAACCCGTTGGCTATGTATTGCCGTTAAACAATTCTGAAGGCACTTGGTACACTTGCGATTGGGAATTTAGGAGACAGCACGTTTTTTTAATTCCGGGCAACTCACCCATTGGTTTGAGGTTACCGCTGGATTCGCTGATTCAAAAACCTAAACAGAAAGAGTTTCCAAAGTTTGAACCTGATCAATTTTCAGAACAGGATGCCTTACCTTTATATTCCGACAAGGTTGAAAAACGACGCAAAAAGACGCAACGTAACAGCGAAAAAAAAGTTGAACACGAATACTTTGTTCGTACAGCCCTTTGTGCTGAACTTAGAGATAATCAACTTTATTTATTTCTGCCACCCTTGGATGCTGCCGAATTTTATCTCGACCTTATTGCGGCCATTGAAGCGACATCAAAAAAATTAAACATTCCTGTTGTTTTTGAAGGCTACGACCCACCGCATGACAACCGTTTGGAGTCCTTGAAAATAACACCCGATCCGGGCGTGATTGAAATTAATGTGCAACCAGCAAAAAACTGGAAAGAACTCACTAGTAACACCTTAAAACTATACGAACATGCCAAACACTCACGTTTAGGCACTGAAAAGTTTATGTTGGACGGCAAGCATACAGGTACGGGTGGCGGCAACCACGTTACTTTAGGCGGTGTAACACCTGCCGATAGCCCACTGCTACGCAAACCTAGCTTATTGCGAAGTTTATTGACCTTTTGGCAACACCACCCGGGGCTTTCCTATTTATTCTCTGGTGCCTTTATCGGCGCTACGAGCCAAGCGCCGCGCATCGATGAAGCAAGAATGGAAAACCTTTATGAATTGGAAATTGCATTCAATAAAATTCCGAAAGATGGCGATGTTCCTTTTTGGTTAACCGACCGTTTATTTCGTCATTTACTAACCGATTTAACTGGAAACACCCACCGGGCCGAATTCTGTATAGATAAACTGTACTCACCCGATTCTTCATCGGGGCGTTTAGGTATTTTGGAGCTACGTGCCTTCGACATGCCACCACACCCACAAATGAGCCTGATGCAGAATTTATTGGTGAGAACGCTGGTGTCTTGGTTTTGGAAAGAACCCTATGAACACGATTTGGTACGTTGGGGTACTGAACTACACGACAAATATTTAATAGAGCATTTTGTTCGCCAAGACATCAAAAGTGTTGTAGAGCAGATTAACCATGCTGGTTACGAATTTAAGGAAGACTGGTTCAACCCATTTTTTGAGTTTAGGTTTCCGCTTTATGGAATGACTACAATCAACGATATACATTTTGAATTACGGGCAGCTATAGAACCATGGAATGTTCTGGGCGAAGAGATGTCGGGCAGCGGAACAGCCAGATATGTTGATTCCTCATTGGAACGTGTTCAAATTAAAGTTTCTAATTTCACCGCTAAAAGATATGTTGTAACTTGCAATGGTGTAAAAGTGCCTTTAACCAGTACCGGTATAAAAGGTGAATATGTTGCCGCTATTCGATATAAAGCCTGGAACCCATATTCAGCGTTACACCCCACAATAGGCATAGATGCGCCATTGGTTTTTGATATTGTTGACACTTGGAACAAACACTCGATGGGTGGTTGCACATATTTTGTAGGGCACCCAGGTGGGCGCGCCTACGAAACCTATCCTGTAAACAGCCTCGAGGCCGAATCTAGACGCATTAACCGTTTCTGGGATTTTGGGCATACCCAAGGCGATATTGTTGAAGATAAAGGAGGAATGATTAACGAAAAGGAGTATAGCCAAATAAAAAAACAATACTGTTCCAAAAAATTTGACTACAAGGAATTGCCACTGAATGCCGAATTTCCTGTAACCCTAGATTTAAGAAAAAAATAA
- a CDS encoding ATP-binding protein yields MNFLSKFIKSLKVKKKLSIFIFISITAILFVGYAVLDDKIYANSAALFLFIIASFQVFGLQYFLKSHLKNEVIKSNLKLRIEEIKNELADADNLANEKSVYLANMSYEVRTPLSTVLGMINMLKQTDLSDHQRAQVEIAEYSSKHLLQLVNMITDNSNVESGDVTLKMGAMDIKSDLTKLFKVFEYQAWEKGLEFEYKFLPDQNDKFLLIGDSPRIQQILINLINNAIKFTNIGKISVIVDQTVGINDEQIISFYVKDTGVGMRPNEAKQVFEPINQPALKDYRGRGIGLSISNKLVKLMGGQLKLESKENEGSTFYFSLQLKKTLNLKVEEEISKPILLEKLNVLVAEDNRTNQKVIKFLLEKQGADCTFAKNGLEAVELYKILDFDIIFMDIYMPDMNGYQATKFIKETDKYAVKQTPIIAVSASAFEEDINNAKLAGIDDFLAKPIEAKKLNKLLLKHSKKSA; encoded by the coding sequence ATGAATTTCCTGTCAAAATTTATAAAATCCTTAAAGGTAAAAAAGAAGTTGTCTATTTTTATCTTTATATCCATTACGGCTATTTTGTTTGTTGGTTATGCTGTTCTAGACGATAAGATTTACGCCAACAGTGCCGCACTTTTTCTTTTCATTATTGCTAGTTTTCAAGTTTTCGGATTGCAATATTTTTTAAAAAGCCATTTAAAGAATGAAGTGATAAAATCGAATTTAAAGCTTAGAATTGAGGAAATAAAAAATGAATTGGCGGATGCCGATAATCTGGCCAATGAAAAATCGGTTTATCTAGCCAATATGAGTTATGAGGTTCGAACGCCATTAAGTACAGTTTTAGGTATGATAAACATGCTGAAACAAACCGATTTGAGTGACCATCAAAGAGCACAGGTTGAAATTGCCGAATATTCCTCCAAACATTTGTTGCAACTAGTAAATATGATAACAGACAACTCAAATGTCGAGTCTGGTGATGTAACACTCAAAATGGGCGCCATGGATATTAAATCGGATTTAACAAAGCTCTTTAAGGTTTTTGAATATCAAGCATGGGAAAAGGGATTGGAATTCGAATATAAGTTTTTGCCCGATCAAAATGATAAATTTTTACTTATCGGAGATTCGCCAAGAATACAGCAAATACTTATTAACCTCATAAATAACGCCATAAAATTCACCAACATAGGAAAGATATCAGTAATCGTAGATCAAACGGTTGGAATAAATGACGAACAGATTATATCTTTTTACGTAAAGGATACAGGTGTTGGAATGCGCCCTAATGAAGCAAAACAGGTGTTTGAACCAATAAATCAACCAGCTTTAAAGGATTACAGGGGAAGAGGTATTGGGTTGTCCATTTCTAATAAATTAGTAAAATTAATGGGAGGACAGCTAAAGTTAGAAAGTAAGGAGAATGAAGGCTCTACATTTTACTTTAGTTTGCAGCTTAAAAAAACACTAAACTTAAAGGTAGAAGAAGAAATAAGTAAACCCATATTATTGGAAAAGCTTAACGTATTGGTGGCTGAAGATAATAGAACCAACCAAAAAGTTATTAAGTTCTTACTGGAAAAACAAGGTGCCGATTGCACTTTTGCGAAAAATGGGCTAGAAGCTGTTGAACTATACAAAATACTAGATTTCGATATTATTTTTATGGATATCTATATGCCCGATATGAATGGTTATCAAGCCACAAAATTTATTAAGGAAACCGATAAATACGCAGTAAAACAAACACCAATTATTGCGGTGTCTGCCAGTGCTTTTGAAGAAGATATCAATAATGCTAAACTCGCCGGTATTGACGATTTTTTAGCCAAACCCATTGAAGCAAAAAAACTGAATAAACTCCTATTGAAACATTCAAAAAAAAGCGCTTAA
- a CDS encoding GMP reductase, with protein MRIEYDIKLGFKDVMIRPKRSTLKSRSEVTLEREFKFLHSPLLWEGIPIMAANMDTVGTFNMARALSEQKLFTAMHKHYSLEDWREFFSNLPNGAENYIAVSTGISEQDSKKLAQIFEINPNLKFICIDVANGYSEHFAEFVKQTRAQYPEKVIIAGNVVTGEMVEELLLSGADIVKVGIGPGSVCTTRVKTGVGYPQLSAIIECADAAHGLGGQIISDGGCTSPGDIAKAFGAGADFVMLGGMLAGHDESGGEMIEKNGKPFRKFYGMSSATAMEKHVGGVAEYRASEGKTVEVLYKGSVENTLQDILGGLRSTCTYVGAKRLKELTKRTTFIRVNEQENRVYDS; from the coding sequence ATGAGGATAGAATACGATATAAAATTAGGATTTAAAGATGTTATGATTAGGCCCAAACGCTCTACTTTAAAAAGTAGATCTGAGGTAACCCTAGAACGTGAATTCAAATTTTTGCACAGCCCTTTATTGTGGGAAGGCATTCCTATCATGGCAGCTAATATGGATACCGTAGGAACTTTTAATATGGCCCGTGCCCTATCAGAACAAAAATTATTCACCGCCATGCACAAACATTATTCTTTAGAAGATTGGCGTGAGTTTTTTAGCAATTTGCCAAATGGCGCAGAAAACTACATAGCCGTTAGTACAGGCATCAGCGAACAAGACTCAAAAAAACTAGCTCAAATTTTTGAAATCAATCCGAATTTAAAGTTTATCTGTATTGACGTTGCCAATGGCTATTCGGAGCATTTTGCAGAATTTGTAAAACAAACCAGAGCACAATACCCCGAAAAAGTTATTATTGCCGGCAATGTGGTAACAGGCGAAATGGTTGAAGAACTTTTATTATCCGGAGCCGATATTGTAAAAGTAGGCATCGGTCCAGGTTCGGTATGTACCACGCGTGTTAAAACAGGCGTAGGCTACCCACAACTGTCGGCCATAATTGAATGTGCAGATGCTGCACATGGACTTGGCGGACAGATTATAAGTGATGGTGGTTGCACTTCTCCAGGTGATATCGCCAAGGCTTTTGGTGCTGGAGCCGATTTCGTTATGCTTGGTGGAATGCTAGCTGGCCATGATGAAAGTGGTGGCGAAATGATTGAAAAAAATGGCAAGCCTTTTCGCAAATTTTATGGAATGAGTTCTGCAACTGCCATGGAAAAACATGTGGGCGGCGTTGCCGAATATCGCGCTAGCGAAGGCAAAACCGTTGAAGTACTCTACAAAGGTTCTGTTGAAAACACCCTACAAGACATTCTTGGTGGATTACGCAGTACTTGCACTTATGTTGGCGCAAAACGTTTGAAAGAACTCACCAAACGCACTACGTTTATAAGGGTTAATGAACAAGAAAACAGGGTTTACGATTCCTAA